TGAGCCGGGagtaaaggggagcctttggtcccggttcaagccaccaaccgggaccaatggtggtgggctaggagcgaggcccattggtcctggttcatcccaccaaccgggaccaaaaggtccagatgaaccgggaccaatggcccacgtggcccggccggccccctgggctcatgaaccgggaccaatgcccacattggtcccggttctggactgaaccgggactaatgggctgacccggcctgaaccaaagccctgttttctactagtgtaacatcacacatattaAGAAAAGATGAGTCTATAATCTGATAAATGAAGTGATGCATGACACAACACATAGGTTACTACCCACcgtggaggtagtaacatagagtagtaacatacgcatgttactactctaagtTACTTCTCACTGTGACTAATCTAATGCCTAGCACTCCCTGACCAGGTGTATTTCTTGTTAATTAATACCTAAATTACTACACGCACTAGTCTCGGTCTTGCCCTCGATCATCTTAATTTGTAGTGAAATATTAATTAGCTTGAACTTGGATTGCAGTACTCCATCGTTTTTTGGGCATATGAGATCCAAAAACATGCGTGGTCTTAACAATGAGAAGATATACTACTGCGAGGGAAGAATCATTAGATATACTACGAGGGAAGAATCCTTGTTTTGTCTGCAGGCTCTGTGATGAGCCACACGAGGGCGGCATGCACATCACGTGTGTGATTACGTACATAGCTTTGTCCCAGGCTGCAACGCGAGCCTACATAAAGCCCTTCAACCAACAGCCTTGAGAGAAAGCAAAGCACACAGGGAGGGCAACGGCAAGCTAAGCTAGCTTATAAACGCAAGCAGGAGCTTTTATCGCTGAATCACCATGGCGAGCACTAGCATGGCGGTGGTAATCCTTGGCATCCTTGTGTTCCTGCAGGTGTCCGGCGCGGCTGGGTGGGCCATGGACCAGCCGGCGGCGATGTCATTGAACGGCTTCCAGCAAGGAGAAGagggcgggccggcggcgcgcgACGGCCCGTGCGACGGCCAGTATCACAGCGACAACCTCTTCCTGGTGGCGCTGACCACGGCGTGGTATGAGAATGGCGCCCGGTGCGGGAAGCTGATCAGCGTCAATAGCTCGAACGGGCGATCCCATGAGGCTAGGGTCGTGGATGAGTGCGGTACTGATAACGGCTGCCGCACCGATGAGATCAGCACGTCCGTGGCTGTGTGGGAGGCACTTGGGCTCGATACCAGCGTCGGCGAGGTATCCGTCACCTGGTCGGACGTAATCTGGTAAATCTGAGTCATCTGGTTTTAACTTCAATAATGTGCATGCGTACATGCATGTTGTGTGCGTATAATCTATTTTACGTACCAAGTGTCAATCGGTGTGAAGTTCGTAATGGTACTATTAGTCTGTTTGAAACGATCTCAGTTTGCAATAATAATGTGCTTCCTTTTGTGAGTTTGCTTTATATGTATTTCTCCCCTTTGTAATTATTCTCCCAAATTCGCTACTTTTATTTTCCTTTAAAGCATAAATAATGAAGGCAGTATTCCTACAACTTCAAAGAATAAAAATCCACCTAACGCCTCTTGACCTTCTGATTGAAGTGATGAAGATCGATAGCCTCCGGCGTGCCTACCTTTGGGCAGGTTGTGATAATGTGACCGGCGGAAAGTGCAAGTTTAATTGGGACCTTGTCTGCATGCCCAAGATTTATGGTGGACTAGGAGTGCCAACCTCAGAAGTTTGCGATTGCGCTACGCTTGCGTTGGCTCTAGCACAAATGGGATGATCCACCTAAGACTTGGTCTGGCTCAGGAACGCGTTGTATTAGCAACGACAAAGATCTCTTCGCCGCTGCCACACGGGTGTGCATCGAAGATGGAAACAAAGCTAAGTTTTGGGTATCTCCATGGCTGGACGGCCTCCGGCCTAAAGACATTGCACCAAAGATTTTTGAGTTGTCAAAAAAGAAAACGTGCCTGGTCAGGAAAGCTCTTAACAATAACCTTTGGATCCGCCATATTGACACTCAGCAGGGGCTAACCTTGGCCCATATTCAGGAATTTGCAACCCTGTGGGGGATGCTTGCTGATGTAACCCTTAACCAGGGAAGCCAAGACACCATAACTTGGAAGTTCACAATCAGTAGCGAGTACTCCGCCTCCTCGGCTTACATGACGCAATTTGCCGGTCTCTTCTGTTGTCCAATGAATGTTACAATCTGGAAGATGTGGGCTCCACCGAAGTGCAAATTTTTTGCTTGGTTGATCTTCCAAAATCGTGTTTGGACAGCTGATCGTTTACTGTGGCGGGGCTGGCCAAGTTGCAATTTGTGCCCTCTCTCCAAGCAAGTTCAAGAATCTGCTGCTCACCTCCTATTCCAATATAGGTTCATTGTCCTGATTTGTACCGAAATTTGCACTTGGCTTGGCATCCTTGACTCCTCACCAATGATTTGGCATCATGAAGACTCAGTTAGAGATTGGTGGATCAAGGCGGTTAATGGTGGAGGTGGCTGCAGGAAGGCCATCGCCTCCTTGATGATGCTTATCTCGTGGGAAATTTGGAAAGAGCGCAACGCAAGAATTTTTCAAAATGTCTCTGCCCCGACCTCCATTGTTATCGCAAAAGTCAAAGAGGAGGCCCATCTCTGGTCCTTGGCGGGAGCCAAACAGCTTAGTACTATTATGTCGCGAGAGTAGACCTCTTTATTTTTGCCGCCTCGCGGCTTATGTCTAAACCTTCTTCTTAATCAATGAAAATGGCAAGTCTTTTGccttatttaaaaaaaatcaataTTGCGCACTAGCTAAGATCAATGTCATTTTGCCATACTCGACATGAATGAATGAAGTAATATGACTAGCAAACGGGACACCAGTcgggagagctccatccaaacttaGTTGGCCTAGATATGTGGACCGTAACATGCACATAGTTCTACATGTGTCGCCTTATGGGACCATTATTTTGTAACCGCAAAAAAAAAAATCAACTAGCCATGGCGCCGTACAGCTGCAGAAGATAATAATTTCTAGACATAGTTATTACATGATGATCGTCATAAGGGGACAATGAGGCCCACCTCACTATTGTATGCTGACGGATGTGCCTCGGCAGGCTGTATTCTACGCCAAGAACCCAAGAGGTAGAGGATAGTCTGCTACGATGCAGTAATACGCTGCTTCATCAACTGAGCAACGGCGAACCTGTGTGCACGCTTGTTTGAGTTGTGTGTATGACGCATGGGGCTTGGCGTTCGTCAAGGAGATGCTGTAGACGGAGCACAAACAACACCGGCTGTGACCTGGCCTAGCCGCTTGATTATGGCCGCGGTCTGTGGTCATCGGGACTTGCTGCTGCGGCCGACTATGAGAAGCCGTCATTGAAGCAGTGGGGCGTTGGCGGCGGTGACGATTGAAGCAGTGGGGTGGCTGGAGGAGCACACGTgcatgaggaagatagcggctgAATCCCAGCGCACCACGCGCAAGCACTACCCCAGATCTGCCTACCGCGACCACACCGTGCTCTCTCTAGCATCCTGCCGCGCCTAGCCGCGCGCCCCAGCGTGCGCCTGCCGTGCCTAGATATGTGCCTCCGCGAAACGCCGGTCGCACCCGCTCGCTGCGCCGCCCCCCTCACCTCACCTCGGCTAAGCACCCCGCGCTGCCCAAATCTCGAGAGAGGGGAAAAAGGAAGgatcccgccgccgccgatgCCGCACGGGCTTTGCCCAGTAGCGCCTGCCGGAGGCGGTGAGGGGAGGGAGGTTTGGAGAGGAGGGGTTTCCCTGGCGGCTAGGTCTTTGCCCGGGTAGCCCCCGGGAGGACCAAACGGGCGTGATTATTGTCCATCTATTCAAACTCCTAATTTTGCCTACTCAGTCAAATTAATTTTGCCTACTCACTTCACAGGCAAACGGAAACCCTAGCAATGCAAAGCAAACCGGGAGGGGATGAACTTGCCGATGATTTTGTACAAAAGAGAAAGAAGGTGGAAGCGGATGAACTCACCAATGATATGTAGTTGATGTCGTGCCAAACCAAAACCCTAGCAGCCCGTTGTTTCCATCGCCATCGCCAAAAGCCTAGcaatgcaaatcaaatcaaatcaaatcaaatgggTCAAGAGATAGGGCAGCAAGAGAGGGAGCTGTAGATAATACCTAGCTAGGCACTGGAGCCTGCCAGAAATGGCTGCTAGAATCGGCCGGCGAAGAGCAGCGACAGAAATGGGATCGAGAGAGGCATTGAGAAAGCGCGAGCAGAGAGAGAGGAAGCAAGGGGGTCGTTGCCACCTTGGTTTTCACCCATTGCCTCCAACGCATTTTTGGGCTTGGCCCAATACGCAAAAAAAATTGTAAACAAAAACAAATAAATGTTTACATTAATAAAAGTAATACAATATTTCTACTTTACTAAAAATAAATTAAAGACTCAAAATATAGCACGAAAAATGCCAGCATTTAATAAAATATAGTAGAACAGTAATTATTAAAAATAATATTTTACTTTAATAAAAACAATTAAAGGACTAAATATATTTAAAAAAATGTCAGCATTTCCAATTCAAATATTGTTACTTTCATAAAAGTGACTACAATATAATATAAAAATAGTCACCATTTCGAATTTAAATTTTctataattaataaaaataaagtaCAATATAATATAAAAAATGGTCACACATTTTAATCAATTaggaataaataaaaacaaataaaGGTAATTCCAAAAAATAGAACCTACGTGATATAGTGCTGACATGACAAATATGGCATGCCAGAACTAAACGTAATAGTGTTGGTGTTCCATGTTATGCCATGTCACCACTATATTATGACTTGTACCAACTGTGGGTCCCACCTACAAGTGGCGTTCAACTATTTTCCAACGCTATCACTATGGTGTTAGTGATGTCGTACCAAAAATGCCAACGCCACCACTATTTTCAAATAGTGGTGGCATTCATGCAAAATGGCACGCCACCAACGAATGCCGTGGCCACCCGTCTTTCCACTAGGGTCTTgcggcaacaacaacaacaacaacaacaacgtcggTGCCCGATTCGCAAACAATTCTGGTGACGGCGGTGGTGGTGTGCCACGCCAAATAGTTGCTGACGGAGAGAAGTGCCAGATATGCAAGTTCGAGGGGCATGGCATGTGGCACTGCAAGAAGCGCTTTGATGGCAACTTCACCAACAAAAATGTTTGGCAtccaggaggaggaggaggtggtggcggcggcgacgatCGATTTGCAACGCTACTCACTCATATGGAGTTTATACCAATTTGTATCTCAATGCCGACGCGATCGACCACGTGACTGGAGAGTTGGAGAAACTCGGCGTCCAGAATCGCTACACCAGCACGGAGAAAATCCACAACATTGGTTGTCAAGGTATGGAAATTCATCATGTTGGTCATACCGTTCTTCGTACTCCTTGTGGATCTTTAGAATTAAACAATATCCTTCATGCTCCTCAAGCCGATAAAAAGCATACTTTCCACCTACAAGCTTCTCACGAATATCCTTCATCTTTCCTTGAATATTACTCTGAACTCTTTTTTGTTAAGGATCATGCCACTCGAAGAACAATTCTTCAAAGCGTCAAGTGCTTAGGGCATGGTCACATCTTCTTCTCAGTGGCATAAACGCTTAGGGCATCCCTCATTTCCGGTGGTCCAGAAAATTATTAAACACTTTATTAGTATTCCAATATCAAATAAGAAAGATCATCTTTTAGTTCGTGATGCATGTCAGATGGCCAAGAGCCATCAACTTCCGTACTATAGATCAACTACTGAGTAGAAATCTTCGTTGGAGCTTGTGTTTTATGATGTTTTCGGTCTTTGACCCGTTTCTGTAAGCTTTAGAGATGATTTTAGTGAGTTCAACTTGATCTTTATGCTTCAAAATAATTCTGACATGTTTCACAATTTTCATCTTTTTCAACACGTTGAATGCCTACTTGATCACAAAATTATTGATCATAATGTAAAAGGCAAAAATAAGCAAGAACGTGTTTGGGCCAAGTATAATTATATATACCATATGTCAGTGAAGAGCAGCGTGTCGCCACACACTACACGCTAGTCCTTTACTAGTGTCTAGTGCTCCCAAAACAAATCGCTTACACTGGCATGTGAGTGGTTGCAACAAGCAGTCAAGGATATGGCATGTTGTGGTTGGAACAAGAAGTCAAGGAAGTTTTTACTTACCACAGATGGTGGTGTTCAGGAGACCAGCCCTCGTCCATAAGCCTTCTTTTTATCCATTTATTAACTATATTACACCTTCTTTTCTTGACTATGTTGCTCCTTAGATGTGTAGAGAGCAGATGTAAACACTTTATGCTTGTACCGTCTTGATTTGATGTTGTGAGAATATAAAAACACTCTTTATCAGGACATTTTTTAAACGCAACCTACAGCCATGTCCTTTTTTTAGTGCTGAACCTGATGGTCATTGAGAGAGCGGGCATCATTAGAAGCATGTCTTCTGTCTTCTCTGTGGGCAGGTCCCACCTCGGAGGGTGAAACAATGAATTTGAACTTGTCCTCCTCGCATGGAGTGAAAATCAGTAGCCAGTCCCTATGCCACGAGTGACCAGATCCATTAGCTCGGCTGTTTTGTCTCCAAGCTGCAGCAGGACCCATATGAACTCCCAAAATGAACCAACGCCATCGAGAGAGCACACAGGGCAGCAAGGTAAGCTAGCATAGAAACACAAGCAGGAACTCCTTGATAATTACCATGGTAAACACCGCCAAGGTCGTGGCAATCTTTGGCGTTCTTGTGTTCCTGCAGGTCGTATCATGTGCTGTCGCCCGGCACCATGCTGATCTAGGGAATTCTCTCGCCAGCATACATACAGGAACGATGACGGTGGACGGGTACGAAGAAGGAGAGGAGGGCGGCGGGCCGGCAGCATGCGACGGCATATACCACAGCGACGGGGATTTGCTGACAACGCTGCCTACAGAGCTGTACGCGGGCGGGGGCCGGTGTCACAGCTTAATAGGCATCTCCAGCATACAAACTGGGCGTAACACATTGGCCATGGTCGTGGACGTGTGCGATGACTGCGCCGAGGATGAGTTGGGGACGTCTGCCGCCGTGTGGAATGCCCTAGGGCTCGACACCAATGCTGGCGTCGCGCCCATCAGGTGGGCTGTCCCATGAAACATCGTAGTACGTATCGGTCGGTGCAAGTCTATCTGAGAGATAGAGTGAAAAAGATCAATCTAAAATACTAGTAATAAAGTACTTGCATACGTGCATGGTGTGTGAAGCATACATATGTAGTACAAATAAGGATGAATGTCAATGTAAAGTGAGATCTCAGCGGAAGCGGATTTGTAGCATCCGGGTGCTCCACACCTCTATACGAACATAAAATTCAAAAAAAGACtgagaaatttgaaaataaattCCAATAATTTGGGATATAAAGCTTGGGTTCCCGATCTACTCCAGTGTGAAATTTCGTAAAAAAATATCAGGAAACGTATTcgtggcaaaaaagacaaaataaTTCTATGTATATAAAAAACTGTTTGGATGGATTTTTGTTCGGAGAGTATTTCCTTCGCCACGGATACGTTTCCTGGTATTTTTTCACGAAATTTCACACGGGAGTAGATTGTAACCCAGGTTTGATATCAccaaatttcagatttttttcgaaatttttggtattttttacgTTTAATATTCGTATAGGGGTGTGGAGCACCCAGTAGCTCCTGTGTATTTTCCGATCTCAGCTCGCTAGTCTCCTGCACTGACCAATGCAAACCGGGCTTCCACATCCTCTTTCATGTTTTGGTATTTTGTCTGTGGAAAAATTCTCCGAGCTACGCGCGGGATGCGCATCAAGCCATCAAGAGGTACAGTGGCCCGTGATTATCCTGGTGTTAAAAAAAATGCACTATGTGTCTTGGAAATATACTTTTCTGAAAGTGGCACTCAGTGTAAGTTTGTCTAGAGTGATGCTGATTTCTACGATTTTTTCTAGGAGCTTTTATATCGATTTCTATCCTAGAAATCATCATCACACTAGACACGCTTCTTAGGACGATGTGCATAGCCTTGAAAATTCAATTTTTATAGGTATATTATTTTAACCGAAGTCTTTTTATTTTCGGTAAATTTGAGAAACAAAATTGAAGTCGTCGCGAAAGGTTGTAATCTCTTGAAAGGTTGAAACAACCAAAAGTTCAAAATTTTGGAAACTTCAAAACATTTTAGAAATTTggattttttttggaaatttCAAAAGGTTGATATTTGAAAAGTATGAATTTTCTGAAAGCTTGAAATCCCAAAAGTTCAAAACTTCAAAAGTTTGCAAAAAGCATTGCAATAGTGGAGTGCCTAACCTGCACAACCACACACACTGTGAAT
This region of Triticum urartu cultivar G1812 unplaced genomic scaffold, Tu2.1 TuUngrouped_contig_9928, whole genome shotgun sequence genomic DNA includes:
- the LOC125532437 gene encoding putative ripening-related protein 6, with translation MASTSMAVVILGILVFLQVSGAAGWAMDQPAAMSLNGFQQGEEGGPAARDGPCDGQYHSDNLFLVALTTAWYENGARCGKLISVNSSNGRSHEARVVDECGTDNGCRTDEISTSVAVWEALGLDTSVGEVSVTWSDVIW